Genomic window (Victivallis lenta):
AAATGCTGCTGCTCGGGCAATGCAAATTAATCGCCTGAATCCTGCAGAGGGAGTAAATCGAGAAGCGGCTCAAGAAGAATTTCATCAATGGCTTTCTGATAACGAGATTGAAAAAATCTATCCCGTTGCTCATAATTTGGAGTTTGACATGAAATTCATCCGCCGGACATTCCCTTCGGAATCCAAAGTCATCTCGCACCACGGCAGGGACAGTATGTATCTGGCTCGTGCTGTAAACGATATTTTTCGCAGAAGGAACGGTGAGGAGCTGTTTCCCGGCACTTCGCTTAGTGTGGTGTGTGATGTCCTGGGCATCATGGGGGAACGCCATCATGCCCTTGATGATGCAAAAGATGCTGCGGCTGTTTATCGTAAACTCATAGAAATGCTGGTAACTGAATAAAAAAAGGAGGCCTTAAAATGAATATGGCAAAAAAACAAAATTCGTTTTCATCCACAAAAAGAGATAGAAATGGGGAAAACGTTCCTGCAATTGCTGGAGTTGAAATTAATGAAATTCGGATGTACTCCATCGAAGGGAAAATGTATTTGCCAGAAACTGACTTGCCGAAACTGGAATACCGGCTTAAGGCGAAAAACTTTATTGCAGAACGTTTCACAGGAATGACTGACTCTTATGGTATTCCTATATTTGAAGGAGATGTTATTTATCAGGAATATTGGTTGGAAAATATGAAATTGGATATGTGGCAT
Coding sequences:
- a CDS encoding 3'-5' exonuclease — encoded protein: MGQVILAAIDIETTGLDVEKHEIIDFAVVPLNDNFKVSALPEFTIRIRADHPENAAARAMQINRLNPAEGVNREAAQEEFHQWLSDNEIEKIYPVAHNLEFDMKFIRRTFPSESKVISHHGRDSMYLARAVNDIFRRRNGEELFPGTSLSVVCDVLGIMGERHHALDDAKDAAAVYRKLIEMLVTE